From a single Pseudalkalibacillus hwajinpoensis genomic region:
- a CDS encoding AI-2E family transporter: MQQSRLFRFFIWLLLIFTVVWVGSKIEFLFRPLVILVSTLAFPIIAAGVFYYILRPVIALLEKWKIPRPLGILIVYLALAGGVTGLVISIGPVLVDQFNSLVEGAPSLISDLQAAINDWQSNPYIARILQSEMIDIQGLTDRISGSIGEVSSSFGDYIFSFLNIVTNVLIGLVLLPFILFFMLKDGKKLMPSLLRVVPREHRKEGAKILEDMDDALSGFIQGQLIVSVFIGTFVYIWYVIIDLDYALILAVIALFLNVVPFIGPIIGTAPGVIVGLIESPLTALWVVLGVLVIQQIESNLVSPLVMGRRLDIHPLTIILLLLVASSLAGFLGLILAIPTYAVLKVIFTHTYRLVKLQQRGKHDGS; encoded by the coding sequence TTGCAACAATCCCGCTTATTTCGTTTTTTTATCTGGCTCCTCCTCATCTTCACGGTGGTCTGGGTCGGTAGTAAAATTGAATTTCTATTTCGTCCACTCGTGATATTAGTGTCGACACTTGCATTCCCTATTATCGCGGCAGGGGTGTTCTATTATATTTTAAGGCCTGTTATTGCCCTTTTAGAAAAGTGGAAAATACCACGACCTCTGGGAATCCTGATTGTTTACCTCGCCCTTGCTGGTGGCGTAACTGGTCTTGTGATTAGTATTGGACCTGTCCTTGTGGATCAATTCAATAGTCTTGTAGAGGGTGCTCCATCTCTCATATCAGATCTCCAGGCAGCTATTAACGATTGGCAAAGCAATCCATACATAGCAAGGATTCTACAGAGTGAAATGATTGACATACAGGGTTTAACTGATCGCATCTCTGGATCCATTGGGGAGGTAAGCTCGTCATTTGGAGACTATATTTTCTCATTCCTGAACATTGTGACGAATGTCCTTATCGGACTTGTACTTCTTCCCTTTATTTTGTTCTTCATGTTGAAAGATGGAAAAAAGCTGATGCCATCATTACTGCGCGTTGTGCCACGAGAACACCGGAAAGAAGGCGCGAAGATTCTAGAAGATATGGATGATGCGCTTAGTGGATTTATTCAAGGACAGCTTATTGTCAGTGTGTTTATCGGAACGTTCGTCTACATCTGGTATGTGATTATTGATTTAGATTATGCACTAATTCTTGCCGTCATCGCACTGTTCCTTAACGTTGTCCCTTTTATCGGACCGATTATCGGTACCGCTCCAGGCGTCATTGTTGGCCTCATTGAATCACCTCTTACAGCACTCTGGGTAGTGCTAGGTGTCCTTGTGATTCAGCAAATTGAGAGTAATCTTGTTTCACCACTCGTAATGGGTAGACGACTAGACATTCACCCGCTAACCATTATCCTTTTGCTCCTCGTTGCGAGTAGTCTCGCAGGTTTCCTTGGACTTATTCTAGCGATCCCAACCTACGCTGTCCTAAAAGTAATTTTCACACATACGTATCGTCTGGTAAAGTTACAGCAGCGTGGAAAGCATGATGGAAGCTAA
- a CDS encoding serine/threonine protein kinase: MVPFYTAEIINRIVIEGTTVIDQPDDLVEVGKGRSAVVFKFPGEQKVLKVFFPAFLHLAEQEAAIYRELDNSAYYPQLFEEGEGYLILEYLEGITFYDCLVSGVKITEEMLRLVDEALNYARGKGLNPSDTHLQNVMLLHNGGVRVIDVVRFRQAKICTHWEDLKYAYYKYYLKPYFPKKYPKWVMETIIWLYRNRWIKIKNRK, from the coding sequence GTGGTTCCATTTTATACTGCAGAGATAATTAACAGAATCGTCATTGAGGGAACAACCGTTATTGATCAGCCTGATGACCTGGTTGAAGTTGGTAAAGGAAGAAGCGCAGTGGTATTTAAATTTCCTGGAGAACAAAAAGTACTAAAGGTTTTTTTTCCTGCCTTTTTGCATTTAGCAGAACAGGAAGCGGCCATTTATAGGGAACTTGATAACAGTGCTTATTATCCTCAGCTATTTGAAGAGGGAGAAGGGTATTTGATTCTTGAGTATCTTGAAGGGATCACCTTCTACGATTGCCTGGTCAGCGGAGTGAAAATAACAGAAGAAATGTTGAGGCTGGTTGACGAAGCTCTTAACTATGCGAGGGGAAAAGGACTGAACCCTTCAGATACACATCTTCAGAATGTGATGCTTCTCCATAATGGAGGAGTTAGAGTCATTGATGTTGTGCGTTTTCGCCAAGCGAAGATTTGCACACATTGGGAAGATTTGAAGTACGCCTATTACAAGTATTATCTTAAGCCTTATTTTCCTAAGAAATACCCGAAATGGGTGATGGAAACGATTATCTGGCTATATCGGAATAGATGGATCAAAATTAAAAATAGGAAGTGA
- a CDS encoding nucleoside hydrolase, which translates to MAQKALFFGDVGIDDTVALLYASFSEEVDVIGIVASYGNVSKKQTTENVRYLLKEAGRVDIPVIGGAEKPMTGEVPIFYPDVHGPHGLGPIKPPPATSEPLENFFEVIKLIEQYEGELVIVNVGRMTSLATLFLLYPDTMKSIKSFYIMGGAFNVPGNVTPIAEANFYADPEAANIVMKYAEHVFLFPLNVTQNAIVTPGMVNYIHSKGRTNLLKPLLDYYYEEFYKKKVPDIEGSPVHDALTLMGLVDEGICAFYPTPVAVEITGEARGLSIGDFRKTFEHETFNGRPVHSVAIGIDYLSFYRNFMRIMTGEPF; encoded by the coding sequence TTGGCGCAAAAAGCACTTTTTTTCGGAGATGTTGGCATCGATGATACAGTGGCACTCCTTTACGCTAGTTTTTCCGAGGAAGTTGATGTCATTGGCATCGTAGCAAGCTATGGAAATGTATCTAAAAAACAAACGACGGAAAATGTACGGTATTTGCTAAAGGAAGCAGGGAGAGTAGACATCCCGGTCATCGGAGGTGCTGAGAAACCAATGACAGGAGAGGTGCCAATCTTTTATCCGGATGTACACGGTCCCCATGGTCTTGGACCAATAAAACCACCTCCAGCTACTTCTGAGCCACTGGAGAACTTCTTTGAGGTGATCAAATTAATTGAGCAGTACGAAGGTGAACTCGTTATTGTCAATGTTGGAAGGATGACGTCTCTTGCTACACTATTTCTTCTTTATCCGGATACAATGAAATCGATCAAAAGCTTTTATATTATGGGGGGAGCTTTCAATGTACCAGGAAATGTAACGCCGATTGCTGAAGCGAATTTCTATGCGGACCCCGAGGCTGCAAATATCGTAATGAAATACGCTGAACATGTTTTCCTTTTTCCATTGAATGTTACACAGAACGCCATCGTGACACCAGGAATGGTTAATTACATTCACTCGAAGGGGAGAACCAATCTTCTTAAGCCGTTGTTGGATTATTATTATGAAGAATTTTATAAGAAAAAGGTTCCCGACATCGAAGGTAGCCCCGTTCACGATGCTTTAACATTAATGGGTCTCGTAGACGAGGGAATCTGTGCCTTTTATCCAACGCCGGTGGCCGTTGAAATAACTGGAGAAGCAAGAGGATTAAGTATTGGAGATTTCAGAAAAACCTTCGAGCATGAGACATTCAATGGTAGGCCTGTCCATTCTGTTGCCATTGGGATCGATTATTTATCCTTCTATCGAAATTTCATGCGAATTATGACTGGTGAACCCTTCTAA
- a CDS encoding chromate transporter has product MIYWKIFLAFFIPGIVGYGGGPASIPLVENEVVDRYEWLSIQEFSEVLALGNALPGPIATKMAGYIGFHQGGVIGAIVGVFATVAPSLILMIVLLSILYKFKDSPKVKRMTLLIRPTIAVLLGVMAYQFFQTSYEGAGWLQTAFLVGVSLLLLEKWKVHPAFVIIGALGYGAMFLG; this is encoded by the coding sequence GTGATCTATTGGAAGATCTTTCTCGCCTTTTTTATTCCTGGCATTGTTGGTTATGGCGGTGGCCCTGCTTCTATCCCCCTTGTTGAAAATGAGGTTGTCGATCGCTATGAGTGGCTGTCAATTCAGGAATTTAGTGAAGTTCTAGCACTCGGAAATGCGTTGCCTGGTCCAATAGCAACGAAGATGGCAGGGTATATTGGATTTCATCAGGGGGGTGTAATCGGGGCGATTGTTGGGGTATTTGCAACTGTTGCACCTTCCCTCATTCTGATGATTGTACTGCTTAGCATTCTTTATAAATTCAAAGACTCACCAAAGGTTAAACGGATGACATTGCTGATTCGTCCAACGATCGCCGTCCTTCTCGGTGTAATGGCTTACCAGTTCTTTCAAACGTCCTATGAAGGAGCAGGTTGGCTACAAACCGCATTTCTGGTTGGAGTTAGTCTCCTTTTACTTGAAAAGTGGAAAGTCCACCCAGCTTTTGTAATCATAGGTGCTCTTGGTTATGGAGCGATGTTCCTCGGTTAA
- a CDS encoding chromate transporter: MKQWHLFLAFLKVGMLGYGGGPSSIPLVYKEVVERYHWLSEDEFGDVLALGNTLPGPISTKMAGYIGYRVGGVVGMINGVMATILPTIVLMIMLLTFLSSFKDQPWVQGMTKAVVPVVGVMLAVLTWQFFKKATGGLGWVMSGLLFVGSLLLIEVAGIHPGILIAVILVYSLLKKDRGNDDRKGEVG; this comes from the coding sequence ATGAAACAGTGGCATCTATTTCTGGCTTTTTTAAAAGTGGGAATGCTTGGTTATGGTGGGGGACCGTCTTCTATCCCTCTAGTGTATAAAGAAGTTGTTGAACGTTATCACTGGCTGAGTGAGGATGAGTTTGGTGATGTCCTTGCCCTTGGTAATACATTGCCCGGTCCGATTTCAACAAAAATGGCAGGATACATTGGCTACCGTGTTGGCGGTGTTGTTGGCATGATCAATGGCGTAATGGCGACGATTCTACCGACGATTGTTCTCATGATCATGCTACTAACGTTTCTCAGCTCGTTTAAAGATCAGCCATGGGTGCAGGGCATGACGAAGGCTGTTGTCCCTGTCGTTGGTGTGATGCTAGCCGTCCTAACGTGGCAGTTCTTTAAGAAGGCTACCGGTGGTCTTGGCTGGGTAATGAGTGGTCTATTATTTGTTGGAAGTCTCCTTCTTATAGAAGTAGCAGGGATTCATCCTGGTATTTTGATTGCCGTTATACTTGTCTATTCACTTTTGAAAAAGGATCGTGGTAATGATGATCGAAAGGGGGAAGTTGGGTGA
- a CDS encoding gamma-glutamyltransferase family protein, giving the protein MLRFDSLYQPYTSSRLPVIANKGMVATSQPLAAQAGLDMLKKGGNAIDAAIATAACLTVVEPTSNGIGGDAFALVWAEGKLHGLNGSGPAPASLSIEELKKRGLDHIPKYGLTPVTVPGAPGAWAALSKRFGKLPFKELFEPAISYAKEGYPISATLGRLWDQAYKTMKEHCTDEVYESWFETFCPDGRAPAIGETWKSQGHASTLSDIAKTKAESFYRGELADQIDAFSIQNGGFLRKEDMEAFYPEWVEPISANYRGFDVWEIPPNGQGLVALMALNILKGYTFTDRDTVDTLHKQIEAMKLASTDGQTYITDRNEMRRSVEGLLSEAYTTFRRDLIGKEARLPEPGEPQRGGTVYLATADEDGNMVSFIQSNYIGFGSGIVVPDTGIALQSRGLNFSMDPFHDNALKPGKRPYHTIIPGFLTRGEKAIGPFGVMGAFMQPQGHVQVIMNAIDFHLNPQAALDAPRWQWKHNLSVDVEQTMPPHLAAALARKGHDVRVERDSSTFGRGQIIWRDEASGTYTGGTESRTDGTIASW; this is encoded by the coding sequence ATGCTTCGATTTGATTCACTTTATCAACCGTATACATCAAGTCGTCTGCCGGTGATAGCCAATAAAGGAATGGTTGCGACATCCCAGCCGCTTGCTGCTCAAGCTGGGCTAGATATGCTGAAAAAAGGTGGTAATGCAATAGACGCCGCCATTGCGACAGCGGCCTGCTTAACTGTTGTTGAACCCACTTCAAATGGAATCGGTGGAGATGCATTTGCCCTTGTTTGGGCAGAAGGAAAGCTTCACGGGCTAAACGGAAGCGGACCTGCCCCTGCCTCACTCTCAATTGAGGAACTGAAGAAACGTGGGTTAGATCATATCCCAAAGTACGGGTTAACACCGGTAACTGTTCCAGGAGCACCGGGGGCATGGGCCGCACTTTCGAAGCGGTTTGGGAAGCTGCCTTTTAAAGAACTTTTTGAACCGGCGATTTCGTATGCGAAAGAAGGGTATCCCATTTCAGCGACGCTAGGACGGTTATGGGACCAGGCTTATAAAACGATGAAGGAACACTGTACAGACGAGGTGTATGAATCCTGGTTCGAAACGTTCTGTCCTGATGGTCGCGCACCTGCTATTGGAGAAACGTGGAAGTCACAAGGGCATGCAAGTACACTGAGTGACATCGCAAAGACAAAAGCTGAATCCTTTTACCGTGGAGAGCTGGCTGATCAAATTGATGCCTTTTCAATCCAAAACGGGGGATTTTTGAGAAAGGAAGATATGGAAGCATTTTATCCTGAATGGGTTGAACCGATTTCAGCGAACTATCGAGGTTTTGACGTCTGGGAAATCCCGCCGAACGGACAGGGACTTGTCGCGCTGATGGCCTTAAATATATTAAAAGGCTACACGTTTACAGACCGGGATACTGTTGATACTTTACATAAGCAAATTGAAGCCATGAAGCTAGCGTCTACTGATGGTCAAACGTATATTACTGATAGGAACGAGATGAGGCGATCTGTTGAGGGGCTGCTTTCAGAAGCCTACACAACTTTTCGTCGCGACCTAATTGGCAAAGAGGCGCGTCTGCCGGAACCTGGAGAACCACAAAGGGGAGGAACTGTTTATCTCGCAACAGCGGATGAAGATGGGAACATGGTCTCGTTCATCCAATCCAATTATATTGGGTTTGGATCGGGGATAGTCGTACCTGATACGGGAATTGCGCTGCAAAGTAGAGGACTTAACTTTTCGATGGATCCATTCCATGATAATGCACTCAAGCCTGGAAAACGGCCGTATCACACCATCATCCCAGGGTTTTTAACAAGAGGGGAAAAAGCAATCGGACCATTCGGTGTAATGGGGGCGTTTATGCAGCCGCAGGGGCATGTGCAGGTGATCATGAATGCGATTGATTTTCACTTAAATCCTCAGGCGGCTTTGGATGCGCCTCGCTGGCAATGGAAACACAACCTCTCCGTTGATGTAGAGCAAACGATGCCGCCGCATTTAGCTGCTGCGCTTGCGAGGAAAGGTCATGATGTTCGTGTTGAACGAGATTCATCAACGTTTGGAAGGGGTCAAATAATCTGGAGAGATGAAGCTAGCGGGACTTATACAGGTGGTACAGAGTCTAGAACAGATGGGACAATCGCTTCGTGGTAA
- a CDS encoding diacylglycerol/lipid kinase family protein has protein sequence MKQAMLIINPSSGKEQAMDFENETVSILEKNHVDVTVKYTEKEGDAIRFASAACENHFDTVVAMGGDGTINEAVNGLAKEVERPDFGFIPLGTVNDFARALGIPMQPKKALEVLSQQHTKPVDIGKINDRYFMNVLAVGAIAEAVYDVSPEQKSKFGPLAYMIEGARALKDKAPFDLTVTYDGKVWDGEAYLMLVALTNSVGGIEKFAEQAEVNDGYFHVFILKELSLPQVFKIIPDLFSGKLQGNAQVEYFPVANLKVESEQKLVVNIDGDEGVPIPFEAKVLHNELNIFVPEE, from the coding sequence TTGAAACAAGCAATGTTAATCATTAATCCATCTTCCGGTAAGGAACAAGCCATGGATTTCGAAAATGAAACTGTGAGTATTTTAGAAAAAAATCATGTTGATGTTACGGTAAAGTATACCGAAAAAGAAGGGGATGCGATTCGATTTGCAAGCGCGGCGTGTGAGAATCATTTCGATACAGTCGTGGCGATGGGAGGCGACGGCACGATCAACGAAGCGGTTAATGGTCTCGCGAAAGAAGTTGAGCGTCCTGATTTCGGTTTTATCCCTCTTGGCACGGTGAATGATTTCGCGAGGGCGCTTGGGATTCCGATGCAACCAAAGAAAGCGCTTGAGGTTCTGAGTCAGCAGCATACTAAGCCTGTAGATATCGGAAAAATAAACGATCGATATTTCATGAATGTGCTTGCGGTCGGAGCAATTGCCGAAGCGGTTTATGATGTTTCGCCTGAACAAAAGTCAAAGTTCGGGCCGTTAGCCTATATGATTGAGGGCGCACGAGCACTGAAGGATAAGGCGCCATTTGATCTCACCGTTACGTATGATGGAAAGGTGTGGGACGGCGAGGCGTATTTGATGCTAGTTGCATTAACTAATTCGGTCGGAGGGATTGAGAAGTTCGCTGAGCAGGCGGAAGTGAACGACGGATACTTCCATGTGTTTATCCTTAAAGAGCTCTCGCTTCCGCAGGTGTTCAAAATTATTCCAGACTTATTTAGTGGGAAGCTACAGGGCAATGCCCAGGTTGAGTATTTTCCAGTAGCAAACCTTAAAGTAGAATCGGAACAAAAACTGGTCGTGAACATTGACGGCGATGAGGGGGTTCCCATACCGTTTGAAGCAAAAGTACTTCACAATGAACTTAATATTTTCGTTCCGGAAGAGTAG
- a CDS encoding L-lactate MFS transporter — protein sequence MSKVKNRWLIAASAVGIHISIGSVYAWSNFTDPLIDEFGWSAKQVQFTFSLAILFLGLSAAFLGHFVEKYGPRKAGLLAASFFGVGVFGSGFAVNMGSLPLLYIFYGALGGIGLGVGYIAPVSTLVKWFPDRRGLATGLAIMGFGFAAAIASPVMDILIKSVGTATTFYILGASYFIIMVASSLYLEKPPEGWTPEGFKEKQEKSKAAGDLSQLTANEAIKTSRFYYLWLMLFINVTCGIAILSAAKPLAQESIGLSTTEAAALVGVLGIFNGLGRIGWASVSDYIGRPNTYTTFFVLQIALFALLPHTSTAILFQVMLAIVYTCYGGGFASIPAYIGDMFGTKQLGAIHGYILTAWAAAGLVGPMFAAWMKDTTGSYAASLTFFAGMFVVALIISLVIRKDIRKVRERNAMEPAANVNM from the coding sequence ATGAGCAAAGTGAAAAACCGGTGGTTAATAGCCGCTTCAGCAGTAGGCATACATATTTCGATTGGATCGGTCTATGCATGGAGTAATTTTACAGATCCACTGATTGATGAATTTGGTTGGTCTGCTAAACAAGTTCAATTTACGTTTAGTTTAGCCATTCTTTTTCTTGGATTATCAGCAGCTTTTCTTGGACACTTTGTTGAAAAATATGGCCCGAGGAAAGCCGGGCTTCTCGCAGCAAGCTTTTTCGGAGTTGGCGTATTCGGATCGGGCTTTGCGGTTAATATGGGCTCCCTCCCACTCCTCTATATCTTCTATGGGGCACTCGGAGGAATTGGTCTCGGTGTCGGATACATCGCACCGGTATCGACACTAGTAAAATGGTTCCCGGATAGACGAGGCTTAGCAACAGGCCTTGCCATCATGGGCTTTGGATTTGCAGCTGCTATTGCAAGTCCTGTAATGGACATATTGATTAAATCTGTTGGTACTGCAACTACGTTTTATATTCTTGGAGCAAGTTACTTTATCATTATGGTCGCTTCATCCCTCTATTTAGAAAAGCCACCTGAAGGCTGGACCCCTGAAGGATTTAAAGAGAAGCAGGAGAAATCTAAAGCTGCAGGTGATTTATCACAGCTTACTGCTAATGAAGCGATCAAAACATCAAGATTCTATTATTTATGGCTAATGCTCTTTATTAACGTAACGTGTGGGATCGCGATTCTATCAGCAGCAAAACCACTTGCACAGGAAAGCATTGGACTCTCGACAACAGAAGCAGCAGCATTAGTCGGTGTACTTGGTATCTTTAATGGACTAGGTCGAATTGGCTGGGCTTCAGTATCCGATTATATTGGTCGACCGAATACGTATACTACCTTTTTTGTCTTACAAATCGCGCTGTTTGCTCTTCTTCCACATACGTCTACAGCGATTCTCTTTCAGGTCATGCTAGCGATTGTCTATACATGCTACGGCGGTGGCTTCGCTTCTATTCCAGCTTATATTGGAGACATGTTTGGCACGAAACAACTCGGTGCGATTCACGGCTACATTTTAACTGCATGGGCAGCTGCTGGATTGGTTGGACCAATGTTTGCTGCATGGATGAAGGATACAACAGGGAGCTATGCCGCAAGCTTAACGTTCTTTGCCGGGATGTTTGTGGTCGCACTGATTATTTCTCTTGTCATTCGTAAAGATATACGCAAAGTACGTGAAAGAAATGCAATGGAACCTGCCGCAAACGTCAATATGTAA
- a CDS encoding DUF2294 domain-containing protein → MNKYEAEFSNLVRSFRKKHMGKGPSKITTTFCKKWAICEMEGNLSPVEKFIASADDGKQMLRAARTEMVKEMYRNNPPVQMEEFLQSKFVDLFVDIDIDRDFGMSIFVFDENIEDKFR, encoded by the coding sequence ATGAATAAGTATGAAGCAGAATTCAGCAACCTTGTCCGTTCTTTCCGCAAGAAGCATATGGGAAAAGGACCGAGCAAGATCACCACGACCTTTTGTAAAAAATGGGCCATATGTGAAATGGAAGGCAATCTTTCGCCAGTTGAAAAGTTTATTGCCAGCGCAGATGATGGCAAGCAAATGCTCCGGGCAGCCCGAACGGAAATGGTGAAAGAGATGTATCGCAACAATCCACCAGTACAAATGGAGGAATTTCTCCAGTCTAAATTCGTAGACCTATTCGTAGACATTGATATTGATCGTGACTTTGGCATGTCGATCTTTGTATTTGATGAAAACATTGAAGATAAATTTAGATAA
- a CDS encoding FdhF/YdeP family oxidoreductase: MGETKHQGPIKATKKPEPKHWVSPIPFGLGKVKPQHFRDTMKIAWENKDNIGYATRILTQGVCDGCALGVSGLYDQTLKGPHVCTTRLNVLRLNTMPAVDEEILHADIDELREYSSTELRKLGRIPYPLIRRKGERSFSRLTWDDAMDMIANKMKKLDPKQYAFYLTSRGITNESYYVAGKVARFLGTNHVDNASRICHSPSKTALKRSIGVGASTVNYQDWFGTDVLMFWGSVASNSSPVSTKYMLEAKKRGTKIIMVNPYKEPAMDKYWIPSNAESALFGTKVADDFYQVNVGGDIAFMHGIMKHWFEMEENEHGSAINHSFVEEHVNGYEDLKANVKGQSWDNIISSSGVSKERIIELSELLARSKSAVFAWALGLTMHSFATDNISQVANLALLRGFLGSKNNGLMPFRGHSSVQGSGEMGADPFVLPGSGFDPENVSRMERVWGFELPKWQGDIVGVTLENIVLPEDHERKIKLYYLSGGNFLETMPDPDFIEKALSELDIRVHQDIILNTSTLVDAKEAVIVLPARTRYEQEGGGTSTSTERMVYFSPEIEGNNNQVEEARSEWKIYIDLAKRVKPETAHFVDFKTGQDIRDEIAIANKDYDGVQHLTKKGDVFQWGGAWLCEGGVCPTSDGRGNLVAVDIPDFGKKDGQFIVTSRRGKQFNSMVYKETDPFNKAERYDVLMNPEDAGRLSIAEREGIVVYNGFGVFQGRAKFVDIAPGNLEVHFPEGNFLLPRGRYEKYAGIPDYNITVTVEKADRFNARKDVQYQEKVIEDLKVNAPE; the protein is encoded by the coding sequence ATGGGTGAAACAAAACACCAGGGACCAATTAAAGCAACGAAGAAACCTGAACCAAAACACTGGGTAAGTCCTATCCCCTTTGGGCTCGGAAAAGTTAAGCCGCAGCATTTTAGAGACACGATGAAAATTGCCTGGGAAAACAAAGATAACATCGGGTACGCAACACGAATTCTTACCCAGGGTGTTTGCGATGGCTGCGCACTTGGCGTTTCTGGACTTTATGATCAAACATTGAAGGGTCCGCATGTGTGTACAACGCGTTTAAATGTTCTTCGTTTAAATACGATGCCGGCCGTCGATGAGGAGATTCTTCATGCGGACATCGATGAGCTTCGAGAGTACAGCAGCACCGAGCTTAGAAAATTAGGACGTATCCCCTATCCTCTCATTCGCCGCAAGGGAGAAAGAAGCTTTTCCCGTCTGACATGGGATGACGCAATGGATATGATCGCAAATAAAATGAAGAAGTTAGATCCAAAGCAGTATGCTTTTTATTTAACCTCACGAGGGATTACAAATGAATCGTATTACGTTGCTGGAAAAGTGGCACGATTCCTCGGGACAAACCATGTGGATAACGCTTCACGTATCTGCCACTCACCAAGTAAAACTGCGCTAAAACGCTCCATTGGTGTTGGCGCTTCAACTGTTAACTACCAGGACTGGTTTGGTACGGACGTACTGATGTTCTGGGGAAGTGTAGCTTCAAACAGTTCACCCGTTTCAACAAAATACATGCTTGAAGCTAAAAAGCGCGGCACTAAAATCATTATGGTTAATCCATACAAAGAGCCTGCGATGGACAAATATTGGATTCCTTCTAACGCTGAGTCTGCGCTTTTCGGTACAAAAGTGGCGGATGATTTTTACCAGGTGAATGTGGGTGGCGACATTGCCTTTATGCATGGCATCATGAAGCACTGGTTTGAAATGGAAGAGAATGAACATGGATCAGCTATCAACCATTCTTTCGTTGAAGAACACGTCAATGGGTATGAGGATTTGAAAGCGAACGTAAAGGGGCAGAGCTGGGATAACATCATTTCTTCATCAGGTGTTTCGAAGGAACGAATTATAGAACTTTCAGAACTACTTGCAAGAAGTAAAAGTGCCGTATTCGCCTGGGCACTAGGGTTGACCATGCATTCATTTGCAACAGACAACATCTCACAGGTTGCAAATCTTGCTCTCTTAAGAGGATTTCTAGGAAGTAAAAACAATGGCTTAATGCCATTCCGAGGTCACTCCTCTGTTCAGGGATCAGGAGAAATGGGGGCTGATCCATTTGTCTTACCTGGAAGTGGATTTGATCCTGAAAACGTCAGTCGCATGGAAAGAGTCTGGGGTTTCGAACTCCCTAAATGGCAGGGTGATATTGTTGGGGTTACACTTGAGAACATCGTCCTTCCGGAAGATCACGAGCGGAAAATCAAATTGTATTACCTTTCCGGTGGAAACTTCCTTGAAACGATGCCGGATCCTGATTTTATTGAAAAAGCGCTATCTGAGCTCGACATTCGCGTTCATCAGGACATTATTCTGAACACCTCTACCCTCGTTGATGCGAAAGAAGCAGTCATAGTCCTTCCTGCTAGGACAAGGTACGAACAAGAAGGTGGTGGAACATCGACGTCAACCGAGCGCATGGTCTACTTCTCTCCAGAAATTGAAGGCAACAACAACCAGGTGGAAGAAGCGCGCTCTGAATGGAAAATCTACATTGACCTTGCGAAACGAGTGAAGCCTGAGACTGCCCATTTTGTCGATTTCAAAACGGGTCAGGACATCCGTGATGAAATCGCGATTGCGAATAAAGATTACGATGGGGTCCAGCACTTAACAAAAAAAGGAGATGTGTTCCAGTGGGGTGGCGCATGGCTCTGCGAAGGTGGCGTTTGCCCGACGTCGGACGGAAGAGGAAATCTTGTAGCCGTCGACATTCCAGACTTCGGAAAAAAAGATGGGCAATTCATTGTGACATCAAGACGTGGAAAGCAATTTAACTCAATGGTTTACAAGGAAACCGATCCATTCAACAAAGCCGAACGGTATGATGTTCTGATGAATCCAGAAGATGCCGGGAGATTAAGCATTGCAGAAAGAGAAGGGATCGTCGTTTATAACGGCTTTGGTGTCTTCCAGGGCCGTGCAAAATTTGTGGATATTGCACCAGGCAATTTAGAGGTCCACTTTCCAGAAGGGAACTTTTTGTTACCACGCGGACGCTATGAGAAATACGCAGGTATTCCGGATTACAATATCACGGTCACTGTTGAGAAAGCCGATCGTTTTAACGCCCGCAAGGATGTTCAGTATCAGGAGAAGGTTATTGAAGATTTGAAAGTCAATGCACCCGAATAA